The Syntrophobotulus glycolicus DSM 8271 DNA window TCATACCATTCCAAAAGTATACGGGGTAAGGCATGCTGAAGCCTCAGCCCGTCTTTGTCCGCTTGTACCGCGTGTGCAGATCCTTCTTCAGTCATCATTTTCCTCTCATGGGTTCTTCGTTTATGCTATCCTGCGACTCAGTGTTTTTCATTATAGCATAAAGAATGATCCTTTGAATATTTACGACAGCTTGGAAAAAACCGCTTGGTTATATTTTCCTTATTTTAACAAGGGCAGTTGGATGCCGGAAGTCCGAGCACAAAAAAATAAGCCCCGCGACAATGGGCAGGGCAAATCGTACGGTAACACCTTCTCTATTTATTCATCGACCCCAACCATAACGGAAGTAGCTTTAACGACGGCATAGGCTTCTCCCCCCACCTTCAGTCCAAGCTCTTTAACGGCCTCGAGGGAAATTGTTGCGGCTACTTTGTTTCCTGCGCCAATATCTAATACAACAATAGCATTGACAGCTCCTTCATTAATAGAAACAACTTTGCCTTTCCACTGATTCCTGGCACTGATTTTCATGACTTATCCCTCCCAATGTAATTTAATACCTCTATCTTAGCAATAATTACTATGGTTGACAAATATTTCGGGTATGATTTCATAATATTGGGTTTCTGAGCTCTTGCCCACCGCCTTTTACACCCGCCCTTCTTTCCTTGAATATACTATGGCTATCAATGCAATGATTGGAGTGGGTCACTTTGGACTACTGGATTGAAGTAGAGCAGGGAGTTCGGATTTATGTCAATGACATCAATCCATCCGGACATAGCCCCATCTTGTTTATGCACGGCTGGCCGGCAAATCATCACTTGTTTGAGTACCAGTATGATCAGCTTTTACAGCGGGGGTACCGCTGTCTGGGAATGGATGTCAGGGGTTTCGGACAATCCGATAAACCCTTGTACGGCTACGACTACAACCGGTCTGCCGACGATATCCGCTGCGTGGTAGAAGCAATGACGCTGAATAACTTTACCCTGCTTGGGCACTCTACCGCCGGGGCAGTTGCCGTCCGCTATATGAAACGCCACGAGGGATATGGAGTTTCCAAGCTTGTCCTCTGTGCCGCCGCTGCTCCCAGTCTCATTCAACGCCCGAACTTTCCCTATGGACTAAACGAAATGGCGGTAACCAACATAATCCAGGGTACATATCGCGACCGTCCGGATATGCTGAGAGACTTTGGAGAGATATTCTTCCACAACAAAGTGTCCGAACCTTTTGCCAGCTGGTTTCTTCAAATGGGTCTGCAAGCCGCAAGCTGGTCTACGGTCCAAGTGGCTAAGGCGTGGCTTTCAGAGGTACTCTTTGACGATCTTGCCTTTGTGAATATTCCGACCCTTATTCTCCACGGCATTCATGACAGAGTCTGTTTATTCCGTTTGGGTGTTGCTCAACATCAGGGAATAAAAGGCTCCATCTTTGTTCCGTTCAAGAATAGTGGTCATGGCCTGTTTTATGACGAAAAAGAAAAATTCAACGATCAGCTGATGCGGTTTGTCGGATAGGGATTTTTTCTCGTTTTTATCCCCATTGAATATTTCAAGGTCCGGTATTCCCTTGGTCTGCCACGGAGGTGTCATTGACAATGCCCACAATGTTTAATTGATTTTCTTTTGACAGGTCGACTAATTCAGAATTCACATAGATGATCGGCCTTGTGATGTTGTATTTGGGGATATGAATGACCTTCCCTGTCTCACCTGAGTTTAGCAATACCTGCGAACCTACATAATGAAAGATCAGGTTATTGACAAAAGTGTTCATGATGCTGATATCGTAAGTAGTTAATCCTTCCGTCATCAGGATATCAAGTGCCGTGAAGGGCGTGTATTTGCCCCTGTATTCCCTGTCGGAAGTCAACGCGTCATAGGTATCGGCAATTGAAACAATTTTTGTGTTCATATTCAGCTGCCTTCCGGTATATCTGTTCGGATAACCGGACCCATCTTCTCTTTCATGATGCAAGAGAACCCCTACCTTTATATCAGAATCCATGGAAATGATTTCTTTGATCATGTTATAGCCGTACATTGCATGTTTTTGGATCACCTTAAGTTCTTCAGAACACAATTTTTCTTTTTTGTTCAGTAAATCGAGCGGAATTTTAGTTTTGCCGATGTCATGGAGCAACCCTGTCTTAATAATGTTTTTTGTCTTTTTTTCGGTTAAATTCATCCATCTGCAAATCAGTGCCGAATAAAATGCTACATTTAAGCTGTGCTCGAATGTATAATTATCATGATTTTTTATATCACAAAGAAATTTCACAAGGTATTGGTTACACGCCATCTCACTAAAAATGAAATCGCTGATCATGTCAAGATTATTGATGTCGGCTTGATCATCATTCGACAAATTTTGGATTATCTTTTTAAGCGTTTTTATGTTATTCTCATAGTTTTCATAAAACTCATCAAGCTCCGGATCAATACCGGCGGATTGTCTTTTCTGCGCTGCCCTGAATATCCAAAAATCTTTGATCCCCATATTAATGAGGTTTTTCAGGATATATTCATTGATTATGGTATTTTTTGCTACAATGAGCAAACCATATTGATTGAATATATCAACAGCTACCTGATCTCCGATTTTGCAAGTAAAAGGTGATGCTTTAATCTTAATCATATAACCACCTTAAAGTATAATGTTCTTCCGTAAAACTCATCTAAGATATCTTAAACATCTAAGGCAGAATATTAATAAAAAGACAAATAAAATAAATCGTATTTATTTTATTTATTCGATTTTATTAATAATAAATAAAAGTCATAGCCCCCATAAGAGCGCCATGACTTTAAAATCACATTGTTATACGATTTTATGGCAACCCGGCTATCATGGTTAGATTACTTTAGACCCGTGGCTTTGTGTCCCTGTCTTTCGACAGGTTTACTCTTATCATATTTTTTCACATCTCTGTGCTTATGGTCACAATAATATATAGGACCAAAGAACTACACATTTATATCAGGTTACAATAAACGGGGAGAAAAGTCAACAAAATTCTTACTTTTTTTCACATTATATCCGTTTGTTGCTAATGAAGGCGAATCTGCGTTTTATTTACAAATATTTCGTTGTTGGTTTTAAGTATGGCTTCTCAATTTACAAACTGGCATCTCACCCCTTCTATCAGTTCATTGATCATCAATGCAATATATACTTTACATAAAGCAATTTATAATATATATTATAAGCATTAGGAGGTTTCCAATGAAAAATAAGCGAATGAAAATCGCCCGAATGGAATGTGATATGAAGCAAGAGGATTTAGCGAAAGCTGTAGGTGTCACACGCCAAACAATAGGGATGATTGAATCTGGGAATTACAATCCTACTCTTAATCTTTGCATAGCAATCTGTAAAGCGCTCGGCAAAACTTTAGATGGATTATTTTGGGAGGAATCGCAATGAAAAGAAAACACGGGTCAGATGAAAGAATTCTAATACAAAGCAGGAAAGTATTGAGTGAGGGATATACCCTTTTGATGATTATGCTTCTTGTATCTATCCTTGTGCAGCAGTTTCTGTTCGACGCTCCATTTGAACAGTATGCCGTTGAATTCATATGCTTTTTTGGTGTATACATTTATATTGTCATTCGAAGGTTAATGCTGGGAGTCAATCTGTTCGGCGACAAGGATACGACCAAAAAAATGACCTTACTGAATAGCCTAGTCACCGGGTTTATCATAACGATAATGAACGGTGTTCTGAACTATACCAAATATACGGAGAGCGCTAAAGAGCAGTTGGGATTTTTTATCATTACACTGTTGATTGTCTTTACGTGCGCAACTATTGGTTCATCCGTTATGTTGTCGATTCTCAATCATTTTAACAATAAAAAGCAACTGCAGATTCAGAAAAGATTGGATGAAGAAGAACGAGAAGACTAAGAAGAGGGGCTTTTGGGGGCTGAAAGAAAAAATAAGCTTATTTTCTTTTATAAGCAATCGCATCAATCTGCACATGAAGTCCATCCGGTCCGCCCCGATGGGCAAACTCAGTGCTTATCGTCTTTCTGGCCGGATACCTTTCTTTGAATCTTTCCTTAAAGACTCTCTCCATGACCGGGATATTCCACGGATCACGCATCATTACGTTTACCTGTACTACCGCGTCCAGGGTCAGTCCAATGGTCTCCAGGCGTTTGTTCATATCATCCAATGCGCCGTTGACTTGTGCTTCTATCGATCCGCCAATATTACCGACGCAAAAGGTCAGAAAGACAAAATCACCGGCTTCCACGATCCCCGAAAAGGCAAACTCCTCGTTTATCAGGCTTCTTTTAATCGTATCCATAATAAAGCTCCTTTCAAATGCTTTCACATCATCAAGGATAACAGGTCAATGACGACACCTGGCTGTCGTCTATTTTCAAGAATCATAATTTTTCAGGATTTTGTTTGCGGTATCAAGCAATTTTTTCTTTAATTGATCCGGCTCAAGCACAACCACCTGATCGCCGAACCCCATAATTACAGAAAACCATAGACGTTCTTTCTCCGGCAGGTACATCTCATAAATAAAACCACCATCCTCAAGCTCCTCGGCTATACTGCCGTTTAAATACTCCAACACTTGCTGTCTGACAGCGGGTTTACAATATAACTTTATCTTTAAATACCGCCGGATATCTCCACCTGTGCATTCCTCCAGAATGCGGGCGGTGTCCAGGTGCCTGCACGAAAAGGGCCTGTTTTTATGTTCCGCCCGGGTAATCCTCGCCAGTTTGAAGAGACGATAGTCCTTTTTCTTTTGACAATAGGCAAGAAGATACCACGAATACCATTTATATGTGAGCAACAGCGGTTCAACATCCCTTGCAGATACG harbors:
- a CDS encoding DUF6773 family protein, which produces MKRKHGSDERILIQSRKVLSEGYTLLMIMLLVSILVQQFLFDAPFEQYAVEFICFFGVYIYIVIRRLMLGVNLFGDKDTTKKMTLLNSLVTGFIITIMNGVLNYTKYTESAKEQLGFFIITLLIVFTCATIGSSVMLSILNHFNNKKQLQIQKRLDEEERED
- a CDS encoding RidA family protein, with the translated sequence MDTIKRSLINEEFAFSGIVEAGDFVFLTFCVGNIGGSIEAQVNGALDDMNKRLETIGLTLDAVVQVNVMMRDPWNIPVMERVFKERFKERYPARKTISTEFAHRGGPDGLHVQIDAIAYKRK
- a CDS encoding helix-turn-helix transcriptional regulator: MKNKRMKIARMECDMKQEDLAKAVGVTRQTIGMIESGNYNPTLNLCIAICKALGKTLDGLFWEESQ
- a CDS encoding alpha/beta fold hydrolase, with product MDYWIEVEQGVRIYVNDINPSGHSPILFMHGWPANHHLFEYQYDQLLQRGYRCLGMDVRGFGQSDKPLYGYDYNRSADDIRCVVEAMTLNNFTLLGHSTAGAVAVRYMKRHEGYGVSKLVLCAAAAPSLIQRPNFPYGLNEMAVTNIIQGTYRDRPDMLRDFGEIFFHNKVSEPFASWFLQMGLQAASWSTVQVAKAWLSEVLFDDLAFVNIPTLILHGIHDRVCLFRLGVAQHQGIKGSIFVPFKNSGHGLFYDEKEKFNDQLMRFVG
- a CDS encoding TOBE domain-containing protein — its product is MKISARNQWKGKVVSINEGAVNAIVVLDIGAGNKVAATISLEAVKELGLKVGGEAYAVVKATSVMVGVDE
- a CDS encoding HD-GYP domain-containing protein encodes the protein MIKIKASPFTCKIGDQVAVDIFNQYGLLIVAKNTIINEYILKNLINMGIKDFWIFRAAQKRQSAGIDPELDEFYENYENNIKTLKKIIQNLSNDDQADINNLDMISDFIFSEMACNQYLVKFLCDIKNHDNYTFEHSLNVAFYSALICRWMNLTEKKTKNIIKTGLLHDIGKTKIPLDLLNKKEKLCSEELKVIQKHAMYGYNMIKEIISMDSDIKVGVLLHHEREDGSGYPNRYTGRQLNMNTKIVSIADTYDALTSDREYRGKYTPFTALDILMTEGLTTYDISIMNTFVNNLIFHYVGSQVLLNSGETGKVIHIPKYNITRPIIYVNSELVDLSKENQLNIVGIVNDTSVADQGNTGP